In Streptomyces canus, one DNA window encodes the following:
- a CDS encoding IclR family transcriptional regulator: MGRLVPAVTRALDILELFLDGDGTLSAPDIVRRLQLPRTTVHELVTTLAARSYIVQVPGQPGRYRLGVRPYQLGSRYAEQLDLAAEGQQVARSVAETCDETVHVAILEGTDVIYIAKVDSTHAVRMVSAAGRRLPAHCTSVGKMLLASLPEPQLASRIPDDTPLPGMTPNSITDPAALREALDEIRQRGVAVENRESNPDVSCVAAPVRDRTGQVVAALSISVPMIRWSDDRRGELEQLAAKGAAELSERLGHRSVG, from the coding sequence GTGGGACGCCTCGTACCTGCCGTGACCCGGGCTCTCGATATTCTCGAGCTCTTCCTCGACGGAGACGGGACGCTCTCCGCCCCCGACATCGTGCGCAGGCTGCAGCTGCCGCGCACCACCGTGCACGAGCTGGTGACCACTCTCGCCGCCCGGTCGTACATCGTCCAGGTCCCGGGCCAGCCGGGACGCTACCGGCTCGGCGTGCGGCCCTACCAGCTCGGCAGCCGGTACGCCGAGCAGCTCGACCTCGCCGCCGAGGGCCAGCAGGTCGCCCGGTCCGTCGCCGAGACCTGCGACGAGACCGTACACGTGGCGATCCTCGAGGGCACCGACGTCATCTACATCGCCAAGGTCGACTCGACGCACGCGGTGCGGATGGTGTCGGCCGCCGGCCGGCGCCTGCCCGCGCACTGCACCTCCGTCGGCAAGATGCTCCTCGCCTCCCTCCCGGAGCCGCAGCTCGCCTCCCGTATCCCGGACGACACTCCGCTCCCCGGTATGACGCCCAACAGCATCACCGACCCCGCCGCCCTGCGCGAGGCCCTCGACGAGATCCGGCAGCGCGGAGTCGCCGTCGAGAACCGTGAGTCCAACCCGGACGTGTCCTGCGTGGCCGCCCCGGTCCGCGACCGCACCGGGCAGGTCGTCGCCGCGCTCTCCATCTCCGTGCCGATGATCCGCTGGAGCGACGACCGCCGCGGCGAGCTGGAGCAGCTCGCCGCCAAGGGCGCCGCCGAGCTGTCCGAGCGCCTCGGCCACCGGAGCGTGGGATGA
- a CDS encoding SMP-30/gluconolactonase/LRE family protein translates to MTRFTKYDVAVRAEATLGEGPTWDGERLLWIDILGARLHTYDPVSGHRSVRVLDQHIGAVKPRAGGGLVLNLRDGVALLDPDDSFRWLHHEPLPGRRANDAAVAPDGSLWAGTMRYDEAPGGGTLSRITGDGTHRTVLDDVAVSNGTGWSPDGRLMYYIDSPTRRVDVFDHESGRLSGRRPFVEIEDGAGFPDGLTVDADGCVWVALWDGGAVRRYTPDGTLDHVITLPTPRVTACAFGGPDLTDLYITTARVGLDAPHPVAGSLLVVPGAGKGVAQQPFAG, encoded by the coding sequence ATGACCCGCTTCACGAAGTACGACGTCGCCGTACGCGCCGAGGCCACCCTCGGTGAGGGGCCCACGTGGGACGGCGAGCGGCTCCTGTGGATCGACATCCTCGGCGCCCGGCTCCACACCTACGACCCCGTCTCCGGCCACCGCTCGGTCCGCGTCCTGGACCAGCACATCGGCGCCGTCAAGCCCCGCGCGGGCGGCGGACTCGTCCTCAACCTCCGCGACGGCGTGGCCCTGCTGGACCCCGACGACTCCTTCCGCTGGCTCCACCACGAGCCCCTCCCCGGCCGCCGGGCCAACGACGCCGCCGTGGCCCCCGACGGCTCTCTGTGGGCGGGCACCATGCGCTACGACGAGGCCCCGGGCGGCGGCACCCTGTCCCGGATCACGGGTGACGGCACGCACCGCACCGTCCTCGACGACGTGGCCGTCAGCAACGGCACCGGGTGGAGCCCGGACGGCCGGCTCATGTACTACATCGACTCACCCACCCGCCGCGTCGACGTCTTCGACCACGAGAGCGGGCGGCTCTCCGGCCGTCGGCCCTTCGTCGAGATCGAGGACGGCGCCGGCTTCCCCGACGGGCTCACGGTCGACGCCGACGGATGCGTCTGGGTCGCCCTGTGGGACGGGGGAGCGGTCCGCCGCTACACACCCGACGGCACCCTCGACCACGTGATCACCCTCCCGACCCCGCGCGTCACCGCGTGCGCGTTCGGCGGCCCGGACCTGACCGACCTGTACATCACGACCGCACGGGTGGGGCTGGACGCCCCGCACCCGGTGGCGGGCTCACTGCTGGTGGTACCGGGGGCCGGCAAGGGCGTGGCGCAACAGCCGTTCGCGGGCTGA
- a CDS encoding FAD-dependent oxidoreductase — MSTASSRGTTPPRPPAGKQAGEDDRREASLTRRPSPATVAVVLGGSHSGMLAAAALAGLADRVIVVERDVLPPGPAPRKGLPQARHVHQLWSGGAIALEELLPGVTRRLRSAGAHRLPVTTDMVALSPRGWFRRWHESHFMLLCSRDLLDATVRAQVLADDRIELLEDSEVLGLDGTGAAVTGVRVRVGGAERTLRADLVVDATGRSSRTPRWLTELGLPAPRSRTVDPGLTYASRRYRAPELARDGYPVISVQPDARSGRPGRGGVLLPIENGQWLVTLYGTRGGEPSADAADFARYARAELRHPIVADLAERAEPLTDVTLTRTTANHRHYYERMPVWPENFAVLGDAVAAFNPVYGHGMSVAAQGAVALRAVVRRHGWGAPGLARRIQKAIARPVGGAWDLAIGQDVFYPGATAEGPTARDRLVAAYVDRLMYTATGNGRIARRVTDVTSLERRAEVLLAPGVLLAAAVGPLKPTLTEPPLSAEELKRAELQ, encoded by the coding sequence ATGAGTACTGCGTCTTCCCGGGGGACGACGCCCCCCAGACCCCCGGCAGGAAAGCAGGCCGGCGAGGATGACCGCCGCGAGGCGAGTCTGACGCGGCGCCCCTCCCCCGCCACGGTCGCCGTCGTCCTGGGGGGATCCCACAGCGGCATGCTCGCGGCCGCCGCCCTGGCCGGACTCGCCGACCGGGTGATCGTCGTGGAGCGCGACGTGCTGCCCCCCGGTCCCGCGCCCCGCAAGGGGCTTCCGCAGGCCCGGCACGTCCACCAGCTGTGGTCCGGCGGGGCGATCGCGCTGGAGGAACTGCTGCCGGGCGTGACGCGGCGGCTGCGGTCGGCGGGGGCGCACCGGCTGCCGGTGACCACGGACATGGTGGCGCTGTCGCCGAGGGGCTGGTTCCGCCGCTGGCACGAGTCGCACTTCATGCTGCTGTGCAGCAGGGACCTGCTGGACGCCACGGTGCGGGCCCAGGTGCTGGCCGACGACCGGATCGAGCTGCTCGAAGACTCCGAGGTGCTCGGGCTCGACGGCACGGGCGCGGCGGTGACCGGCGTCCGGGTGCGGGTGGGCGGCGCCGAACGCACCCTGCGCGCCGACCTGGTGGTCGACGCGACGGGCCGCTCCTCACGGACCCCGCGCTGGCTGACCGAGCTCGGCCTGCCCGCCCCCCGCAGCCGCACCGTGGACCCCGGTCTCACCTACGCCAGCCGCCGCTACCGCGCCCCCGAACTCGCCCGCGACGGCTACCCCGTGATCAGCGTCCAGCCCGACGCGCGCTCCGGACGTCCCGGACGCGGCGGTGTGCTGCTGCCGATCGAGAACGGGCAGTGGCTGGTCACGCTGTACGGCACCCGCGGCGGCGAACCCTCGGCCGACGCCGCCGACTTCGCCCGGTACGCCCGTGCGGAGCTGCGCCACCCGATCGTCGCCGACCTCGCCGAACGTGCCGAGCCGCTGACGGACGTGACGCTGACCAGGACGACGGCCAATCACCGCCACTACTACGAGCGGATGCCGGTGTGGCCCGAGAACTTCGCCGTGCTGGGCGACGCCGTCGCCGCGTTCAACCCGGTCTACGGGCACGGCATGTCGGTGGCGGCCCAGGGCGCGGTGGCCCTGCGGGCGGTGGTACGACGGCATGGCTGGGGCGCGCCCGGTCTGGCCCGTCGTATCCAGAAGGCGATCGCCCGGCCGGTCGGCGGTGCCTGGGATCTGGCGATAGGGCAGGACGTGTTCTACCCCGGTGCCACGGCGGAGGGGCCGACGGCACGGGACCGCCTGGTGGCCGCGTACGTCGACCGGCTGATGTACACGGCCACCGGGAACGGACGGATCGCCCGCCGCGTCACCGACGTGACGTCGCTGGAGCGGCGGGCGGAGGTGTTGCTGGCGCCGGGTGTCCTGTTGGCGGCGGCGGTGGGCCCGTTGAAGCCGACTCTGACCGAACCGCCCTTGTCCGCGGAGGAGTTGAAGAGGGCGGAGCTTCAGTAG
- a CDS encoding MAB_1171c family putative transporter has protein sequence MTAPQLADGPAAFLTGLYISFWLPGLVLGAALAIKLPSIVKLWRDPLLRAVGGVLLLACAVFVFAAPGTIAWTNRVTGVPNIAAPWVYSLITALSASWLLLVVHWRNGHTDRREQTRRATRWVVSVYTAVVVALWVLFALADVPVEQIRDLDTYYATTPFMREEILLYLTVHTAACLITARLIWTWIRTEGLDGWLRWGLRFLTVGYVTNLLFSAAKFTAITARWTGHDLDWLNTNIAPSAACVGATMVATGVIVPHAGQYFHGRWLIRRRCRSLKPLARLLRTVTGRREPLALWAAPEIRLIRRETYIRDALLQLSRRLDEDLRRRAHDTALALGAAPGRAQALAAAVTILEAVETGRHATDGDDTTAFDTTYLLQEIHAVSEALRSPDEITAVRGRATVPAESMSTHEYCVFPGDDAPQTPGRKAGRRG, from the coding sequence GTGACCGCTCCACAGCTGGCCGACGGGCCGGCCGCGTTCCTCACCGGCCTGTACATATCCTTCTGGCTGCCGGGCCTGGTCCTGGGCGCGGCCCTGGCGATCAAACTGCCCAGCATCGTCAAGCTGTGGCGGGACCCTCTGCTGCGTGCCGTCGGCGGTGTGCTGCTGCTCGCCTGCGCGGTGTTCGTCTTCGCGGCCCCCGGCACGATCGCCTGGACCAACCGGGTCACCGGTGTGCCGAACATCGCGGCACCCTGGGTGTACTCCCTGATCACCGCACTGTCCGCGTCCTGGCTGCTGCTGGTGGTGCACTGGCGCAACGGCCACACCGACCGCCGGGAGCAGACGCGACGTGCAACCCGGTGGGTGGTCTCCGTCTACACGGCCGTGGTGGTCGCGCTGTGGGTCCTGTTCGCGCTCGCCGACGTACCGGTGGAACAGATCCGGGACCTGGACACGTACTACGCCACCACCCCCTTCATGCGCGAGGAGATCCTTCTCTACCTGACCGTGCACACGGCGGCCTGTCTGATCACCGCCCGGCTCATCTGGACCTGGATCCGCACCGAGGGACTCGACGGGTGGCTGCGCTGGGGGCTGAGGTTCCTGACCGTCGGATACGTCACCAACCTCCTCTTCAGCGCCGCCAAGTTCACCGCCATCACGGCCCGGTGGACCGGGCACGACCTGGACTGGCTCAACACCAACATCGCGCCGTCCGCCGCCTGCGTGGGCGCCACCATGGTCGCGACCGGCGTCATCGTCCCGCACGCCGGACAGTACTTCCACGGGCGCTGGCTGATCCGCCGCCGGTGCCGGAGCCTGAAGCCGCTGGCCCGGCTGCTGCGGACCGTCACGGGCCGTCGTGAGCCACTCGCCCTGTGGGCCGCCCCCGAGATCCGCCTGATCCGCCGCGAGACCTACATCCGCGACGCGCTCCTCCAGCTCTCCCGCCGCCTCGACGAAGACCTGCGGCGGCGGGCCCACGACACCGCCCTCGCCCTCGGCGCCGCGCCCGGCCGGGCCCAGGCCCTCGCCGCCGCCGTGACGATCCTGGAGGCCGTCGAGACCGGTCGGCACGCCACGGACGGCGACGACACGACGGCTTTCGACACCACCTACCTGTTGCAGGAGATCCACGCCGTCTCCGAGGCCCTGCGCAGTCCCGACGAGATCACGGCGGTGCGCGGCCGCGCCACCGTCCCGGCAGAGAGCATGTCCACGCATGAGTACTGCGTCTTCCCGGGGGACGACGCCCCCCAGACCCCCGGCAGGAAAGCAGGCCGGCGAGGATGA
- a CDS encoding toxin-antitoxin system, toxin component family protein, which yields MDIAGARRSAARIASALRRTRATSAMRDLVSHLSAAVRARPRPPADVPELCRALCQEMSARRGGRPVDLRFERFPDEIAVTGLWVEFQDFDLVIVEERAEAMQQLVILGHELWHLHAGHSHHHAAAADALAGRPGWDSVALTVAARNGSREADEAEADDFGHRLAAVFWSYASGRGGDRAAADPVQRSLGYRGRGGGTR from the coding sequence ATGGACATCGCGGGCGCGCGCAGGAGTGCGGCCCGGATCGCCTCGGCGCTGCGACGCACCCGTGCGACCTCGGCCATGCGCGATCTGGTCTCCCACCTCAGCGCCGCGGTCCGGGCCAGACCCCGCCCCCCGGCCGACGTGCCCGAGCTGTGCCGGGCCCTGTGCCAGGAGATGAGCGCGCGCCGCGGCGGACGGCCCGTGGACCTGCGCTTCGAGCGGTTCCCCGACGAGATCGCGGTGACCGGACTGTGGGTGGAGTTCCAGGACTTCGACCTCGTCATCGTGGAGGAGCGGGCCGAGGCGATGCAGCAACTGGTCATCCTGGGCCATGAGTTGTGGCACCTGCACGCGGGCCACTCGCACCATCACGCGGCCGCGGCGGACGCGCTGGCCGGTCGGCCCGGCTGGGATTCCGTCGCCCTGACCGTGGCGGCCCGCAACGGCTCCCGCGAGGCGGACGAGGCCGAGGCCGACGACTTCGGGCACCGGTTGGCGGCGGTGTTCTGGTCCTACGCGTCGGGACGGGGCGGCGACCGTGCCGCCGCCGACCCGGTCCAGAGATCCCTCGGCTACCGAGGCCGCGGAGGCGGGACCCGGTGA
- a CDS encoding extracellular solute-binding protein — protein sequence MGRPDLSRRQLLAAAGGLTVAASFGFAALGTGADALASGADTRVRYWNLFSGGDGANMIAMLDAFRKAHPDIDVKDSTLQWGNPFYTKLAMAAAGDRAPDLGVMHMGRVTGFSPGRLLDPWDVDLLAKYGVREQDYNPALWKRGVIDGKLYALPLDIHVQLCFYRKDVLGKAGLLGDDGRMIPVTSTDEWFDVLKKAKAAQKKGLQTIGLWTNDQNFQWWFFVAFYTQLGGKWFDDANTEVLFDPDKATQVLEFLRRHVTDGYVIPGAPTGEQFINGAPFTWEGNWSVPVFSGAKLDYGATPLPPVFGRQATHAESHAFVLPHQAGRGGATNEGAHELAAYVVTHALQWAAGGHIPAYTPTLSTAAYKKLTPQNEYAGAMDHQATEPKVWFAGSTGVLAQDLGPVVVSSTMGSAKPASVARTMKKHLTKLLASKNPMDGRTAAQGGAIA from the coding sequence ATGGGACGACCTGACCTGAGCCGCAGGCAACTTCTCGCCGCGGCGGGCGGGCTGACCGTCGCCGCGAGCTTCGGCTTCGCGGCCCTCGGCACCGGCGCCGACGCGCTCGCCTCCGGTGCGGACACCCGGGTGCGCTACTGGAACCTCTTCAGCGGCGGCGACGGCGCCAACATGATCGCGATGCTGGACGCCTTCCGCAAGGCCCACCCGGACATCGACGTGAAGGACTCCACCCTCCAGTGGGGCAACCCCTTCTACACCAAGCTCGCCATGGCGGCCGCGGGCGACCGCGCACCCGACCTCGGCGTCATGCACATGGGCCGGGTCACCGGCTTCTCGCCCGGCCGCCTCCTCGACCCGTGGGACGTCGACCTGCTCGCCAAGTACGGCGTACGGGAGCAGGACTACAACCCGGCGCTGTGGAAGCGCGGCGTCATCGACGGCAAGCTCTACGCCCTCCCGCTCGACATCCACGTCCAGCTCTGCTTCTACCGCAAGGACGTCCTGGGCAAGGCGGGCCTGCTCGGTGACGACGGCCGGATGATCCCGGTCACCTCCACCGACGAGTGGTTCGACGTCCTGAAGAAGGCCAAGGCCGCCCAGAAGAAGGGCCTTCAGACGATCGGCCTGTGGACCAACGACCAGAACTTCCAGTGGTGGTTCTTCGTCGCCTTCTACACCCAGCTCGGCGGCAAGTGGTTCGACGACGCCAACACCGAGGTCCTCTTCGACCCCGACAAGGCCACCCAGGTACTGGAGTTCCTCCGCCGGCACGTCACCGACGGGTACGTCATCCCCGGCGCCCCCACCGGTGAACAGTTCATCAACGGCGCCCCCTTCACCTGGGAGGGCAACTGGTCCGTGCCGGTCTTCTCCGGTGCGAAGCTCGACTACGGCGCGACCCCGCTGCCGCCCGTCTTCGGCAGACAGGCCACGCACGCCGAGTCGCACGCCTTCGTCCTGCCGCACCAGGCGGGCCGCGGCGGCGCCACCAACGAGGGCGCCCACGAACTCGCCGCGTACGTCGTCACGCACGCCCTCCAGTGGGCGGCCGGCGGGCACATCCCCGCGTACACGCCGACGCTCTCCACGGCCGCGTACAAGAAGCTCACCCCGCAGAACGAGTACGCCGGCGCCATGGACCACCAGGCCACCGAGCCGAAGGTGTGGTTCGCGGGCTCCACCGGCGTGCTCGCCCAGGACCTCGGCCCGGTCGTCGTCTCCTCGACGATGGGCTCCGCCAAGCCGGCGTCGGTGGCGCGGACGATGAAGAAACACCTCACCAAGCTCCTCGCCTCGAAGAACCCGATGGACGGCAGGACCGCCGCGCAGGGAGGTGCGATCGCATGA
- a CDS encoding carbohydrate ABC transporter permease → MTTSAHMTTGAVAAPARARTATAAATVRRKQGFQHGGWFVAPFLALFALFVIWPLLRGIYLSFTDANISGDGASFVGLDNYREALNDSAMWDALGHSAYFTLLVVPCITVLAFLLAMLAHHIERGKWLWRLCFFVPFLLPSTVAANMFQWLFTQGIGLINETFGLDTPWLTDKSYAMLAIVIETLWWTVGFSFLLYLAALQGIPDHLYEAAKLDGANAWQRMVHITLPMLRNITGLVIALQILASLQLFDQAVVMMDFGPGPEVSTRSFVQYTLEQGFTSYRVGYASAMSIIFFVIIAVVALARMWLLRTREESGR, encoded by the coding sequence ATGACGACCAGCGCTCACATGACGACCGGAGCCGTCGCCGCACCGGCACGGGCCAGGACCGCGACCGCCGCGGCGACCGTCCGTCGCAAGCAGGGCTTCCAGCACGGCGGCTGGTTCGTCGCCCCGTTCCTCGCGCTCTTCGCGCTGTTCGTGATCTGGCCGCTGCTGCGCGGCATCTACCTCAGCTTCACGGACGCCAACATCTCCGGCGACGGCGCGAGTTTCGTCGGCCTGGACAACTACCGCGAGGCCCTGAACGACTCGGCGATGTGGGACGCGCTCGGCCACAGCGCGTACTTCACGCTGCTGGTCGTCCCGTGCATCACGGTCCTCGCCTTCCTGCTCGCGATGCTCGCCCACCACATCGAGCGCGGCAAGTGGCTGTGGCGGCTGTGCTTCTTCGTGCCGTTCCTGCTGCCCTCGACGGTCGCCGCCAACATGTTCCAGTGGCTGTTCACCCAGGGCATCGGCCTGATCAACGAGACCTTCGGGCTCGACACACCCTGGCTGACCGACAAGTCGTACGCGATGCTCGCCATCGTCATCGAGACCCTGTGGTGGACCGTCGGCTTCAGCTTTCTGCTCTACCTCGCCGCCCTCCAGGGCATCCCCGACCACCTCTACGAGGCCGCGAAGCTGGACGGCGCGAACGCCTGGCAGCGCATGGTCCACATCACGCTGCCGATGCTGCGCAACATCACCGGCCTGGTGATCGCGCTCCAGATCCTCGCCTCGCTGCAGCTCTTCGACCAGGCCGTCGTGATGATGGACTTCGGGCCGGGGCCGGAGGTCAGCACCCGCTCCTTCGTCCAGTACACCCTCGAACAGGGCTTCACCAGCTACCGCGTGGGCTACGCCTCCGCGATGTCCATCATCTTCTTCGTGATCATCGCAGTCGTCGCCCTGGCGCGGATGTGGCTGCTGCGCACCCGTGAGGAGAGCGGCCGATGA
- a CDS encoding carbohydrate ABC transporter permease, whose product MTTAVQVRKSPRKPWTPSQIILTLIGVAVSAVFVAPIAAALFTSLKSEAEAAEIPPHWLPEVWTAQAWKALWETGNITNWFINSLVVSVCVTSVVLTVSALAGYGFARTEFRGKSVLMGIVMSGLMISPAVLGVPLFTTVQQLGMVDTYWGMILPQCAPAAMVYILYKFFQGVPRELEEAAFIDGAGRWRVFFTIVVPLARPSLAAVGIFTFIASWNNFLWPYMVTNNPDLMTMPNGIATVMNSYGIQWAQLMAGGLMAGLPLIIVFVFFQRQIVAGVAHTGLAGQ is encoded by the coding sequence ATGACCACCGCCGTACAGGTCCGCAAGAGCCCCCGTAAGCCCTGGACGCCCAGCCAGATCATCCTCACGCTGATCGGTGTCGCCGTCTCCGCCGTGTTCGTGGCGCCGATCGCGGCGGCGCTGTTCACCTCCCTCAAGTCCGAGGCGGAGGCGGCCGAGATCCCGCCGCACTGGCTGCCCGAGGTCTGGACGGCCCAGGCGTGGAAGGCGCTGTGGGAGACCGGCAACATCACCAACTGGTTCATCAACTCGCTGGTGGTGTCGGTCTGCGTCACCTCCGTCGTGCTGACGGTCAGCGCCCTCGCCGGATACGGCTTCGCCCGCACCGAGTTCCGCGGCAAGAGCGTGCTCATGGGCATCGTGATGTCGGGCCTGATGATCTCCCCGGCGGTCCTGGGAGTGCCCCTCTTCACGACGGTCCAGCAGCTGGGGATGGTCGACACGTACTGGGGCATGATCCTCCCCCAGTGCGCGCCGGCCGCGATGGTCTACATCCTCTACAAGTTCTTCCAGGGCGTCCCGCGCGAACTGGAGGAGGCGGCCTTCATCGACGGCGCGGGCCGCTGGCGGGTCTTCTTCACGATCGTCGTCCCGCTCGCGAGGCCGTCTCTGGCGGCGGTCGGCATCTTCACCTTCATCGCCTCCTGGAACAACTTCCTGTGGCCCTACATGGTGACCAACAACCCCGACCTGATGACCATGCCGAACGGCATCGCGACCGTCATGAACTCCTACGGCATCCAGTGGGCCCAGCTCATGGCCGGCGGCCTCATGGCGGGCCTCCCGCTGATCATCGTCTTCGTCTTCTTCCAACGCCAGATCGTGGCGGGCGTGGCCCACACGGGTCTGGCCGGTCAGTGA
- a CDS encoding arabinan endo-1,5-alpha-L-arabinosidase has protein sequence MKRLRYVTLLTAALVAVLPTTAQADVTYPDPLPVTGQQIIHDPTVVRLKSGGYAAYSTGGVIGARLSKDLRHWTDAGNAFAEPPSWWYEYNDTGDPWAPDVSYRAGRYWLYYAVSSWGTNHSAIGVATSPSGLPGTWTDHGKVFTSETTDSWNAIDPAVVRADGRLWMSFGSYWTGIRMVELSPVTGKALPGATVHHLATRPDAPYAVEGPYLVKHGRYYYLFASYDACCAGVNSTYKIRVGRSTTITGPYVDSTGKPLLEGGGDLLLTGHGRYIGTGGESVFRARGQDWLAYHYYDADDNGTPKLGLNRLGWVRDWPVVT, from the coding sequence TTGAAGCGCCTGAGATACGTCACCCTTCTGACCGCCGCCCTCGTCGCCGTGCTCCCGACCACGGCACAGGCGGACGTCACCTACCCCGACCCGCTCCCGGTCACCGGGCAGCAGATCATCCACGATCCGACGGTCGTCCGGCTCAAGTCCGGTGGCTACGCGGCCTATTCGACCGGTGGGGTGATCGGCGCCCGGCTGTCCAAGGACCTCAGGCACTGGACCGACGCGGGCAACGCCTTCGCCGAGCCGCCGAGCTGGTGGTACGAGTACAACGACACCGGTGACCCCTGGGCGCCGGACGTCTCGTACCGCGCCGGCCGGTACTGGCTCTACTACGCCGTCTCCTCCTGGGGCACCAACCACTCCGCGATCGGCGTGGCCACCTCCCCGTCCGGCCTCCCCGGCACCTGGACCGACCACGGCAAGGTCTTCACCTCCGAGACCACCGACTCCTGGAACGCCATCGACCCGGCGGTCGTCCGGGCGGACGGCAGGCTGTGGATGTCGTTCGGCTCGTACTGGACGGGCATCCGCATGGTCGAGCTGAGCCCGGTCACCGGGAAGGCCCTCCCCGGTGCCACCGTCCACCACCTGGCCACCCGCCCCGACGCCCCGTACGCGGTCGAGGGCCCGTACCTCGTCAAGCACGGCCGCTACTACTACCTCTTCGCGTCCTACGACGCCTGTTGTGCGGGAGTGAACTCCACGTACAAGATCAGGGTCGGAAGGTCCACGACGATCACGGGCCCGTACGTCGACAGCACCGGCAAGCCGCTGCTGGAGGGCGGCGGCGACCTGCTGCTGACAGGACACGGGAGGTACATCGGCACGGGAGGCGAGTCGGTCTTCCGCGCCCGCGGCCAGGACTGGCTGGCCTACCACTACTACGACGCAGACGACAACGGCACACCGAAGCTGGGCCTGAACAGGCTCGGCTGGGTGCGTGACTGGCCCGTTGTCACGTAA